The region CAGCTCAACGGGCACATCAAACACCACTACCAGATCCGGCCGTAGCGGCCCCTGAACCCAGCTCTCCAGCGCGGCAATACGCTGCGCGTCGATCCCTCGCCCGCCGCCCTGATAGGCGTATGTCGCGTCCGTAAAGCGATCACTGATGACGACGCGCCCCTGTGCCAGGGCCGGCTTGATCAACGCACTGAGATGCTGCGCGCGTGCCGCAAACATGAGTAGCAGCTCGGCGTCCGCATCCATCAGCTCATCATGCTGGCTGAGCAGAACCTCACGAATCCGCTCGGCCACCGGGGTCCCGCCTGGTTCACGGGTCAACAGCGCCTCGCAGCCCGCGTCGGCCAGTGCCCGGGCAAACACCTTGAGATTGGTCGACTTGCCCGCACCTTCCGGTCCTTCGAAAGTGATGAATAATCCACTCACTGCTGCGCCTCGCTGCTGTCAGATTTGACCGGCGCCGGGCTTGAGCGATACCCCTCCGCCCTGTTGAGCTGATACTGCCGGACTGCGCGGTTATGCTCCTGAAGAGTATCGGAAAACACATGCGAACCGTCACCCCGAGCAACGAAATACAGGCTGCTGCCGGGCTTGGGGTTAACCGCGGCCAGTAAAGCTTCGCGGCCAGGCATGGCGATGGGAGTCGGCGGCAAGCCGTCGATCACGTACGTGTTGTAAGTTGTGGCTTCACGAAGGTCGCTGCGACGTATTTTCCCGGCATAGGCGTCACCCATTCCATAAATGACCGTGGGATCGGTCTGCAGACGCATACCTTTCTGCAAGCGGCGCGTAAACACGCCGGCAATTTCGTCGCGCTCATGGGGGACGCCCGTCTCGCGCTCCACAATGGACGCCAGGATGAGCGCTTCGTAGGGGGTATCGATAGGCAAGTTCGCTGCGCGCTGCGCCCACACCTCTGCCAGCACCTTCTGCATGCGCTGGTAGGCGCGCATCAGGATGTCCCTGTCGCTCATACCCAGCGTATATTGATAGGTATCCGGAAAGAACAGCCCTTCGGGATGATCTTCCTCGAGCCCGAGCTCGGCCATCAATTCCTCATCGCCAAGATCATCGGGCAGGGTCTGATTCAGCCGCTCGGCCGTCCTCAACGCCTGGCGAAACTGCTTGAAATTCCAGCCATCGACTAAGGTGACACTGCGCTGCAGCACGTCACCGCGTTCGAGCAGCGCCAGCAAAGCACGAACATCCATGCCCGGCTGCAATCGGTACTCACCGACCTGTAGCACCGTTTCCGGCATCTGCCATTGCCAGTAACGCCGAATCCACGCAGAGCGTTCGAGGATGCCCTGCTGTTCGAGCGAACCGAGCAACTTCCCCGGCGTGCTTCCCGGCTGTACTTCCAGCGTATCGACTCCCTGCACGTTGAGCTGTTGGTTCAGCGTCGCCTGTAGAATCAGGTATCCACCGACGGCAGCCGCTACGGCAATAAACCCAGCAAATACAATGAGTAAAGAAGCTTTCTTAACAAGTGACTTCACAATATAGCCTGTCTAGCCAGTGCCTGCGCCTGGCGTGTAAAAGGGCCTGGCGACCAGGTTCGGTTCATCAACCCAACGACCGGCCAAACGCCGTAGACGCTATTGCAGCAAAAAATCTCGTCGCTATCGAGCAACTCCTGCAGCTCAACGGCTCGTTGTCTTACCGGCTCTCCGCTGGCAGCAAGTTCAGCAAGAAGGTAGTCACGCATCACCCCGCGGACGCCGCATTCGGTTACCTCAGGCGTTACCCATTCACCTTCGCGTCGTAAGAACAGATTGCTCATGGTGCATTCCACCGGCTTGCCTAGCATGTCGCAGACCAACCCCTCCCCGAAGGGCGCTTGCCACTCTGAACGTGCGAGGACCTGCTCCAGCCGATTCAGGTGTTTCATGCCCGCAAGCGCAGGCTGCAAGGCGAGACGGGTAACACAGGGATAGAGAACGACGCCCTGTTCCTCCCGTTCCGCCGGGTAATCAGGTAGCTGAGCACCCAGGACAATGCGGGTAGCCGGCCCCTCGGACAACGCATAACCCCGCTCACCGAGGCCCCGAGTGATGATCAGCTTGATCAGCCCCTCACCTATTCGCAGCGCCAGACCGGAGGCTTCCCTGACAAACGCTGGCAGATCGAAAGTAATCCGCAGCCGCGCAGCGTCGCGCTCGAGTCTGGCGAAATGGTAGTCCGCCAGAGTAAGCCTGCCCTGAGCGACCCGTATGGTCTCGAACAGCCCGTCACCGTATGCCAGGCCCCGGTCCCGGACAGATACCTCGCCGGCGGGTTGTCCATTTACGAGGCAGGTCTCGCCGGCAGCGACGGCCATTGACTGGCTCATGCGTGGCGACGGAAAACCAGACTACCGTTGGTACCACCAAAGCCGAATGAGTTGGATACGGTCACATCCAGAGAGCGCGATTGCGCCTGGTGGGCCACGTAGTCCAGATCGCAGCCTTCGTCAGGGTTGTGCAGATTGATGGTCGGCGGCGCCACCTGGTCGCGAAGCGCCAGAATGCTGAAGATAGCCTCTACCGCACCCGCTGCGCCCAGCAAGTGCCCCGTCATGGATTTGGTCGAGCTGATCGCGAGTCTGGAAGCGTGCTCGCCAAAGACCGTCTTGACGGCGCGCGTTTCAGCAAGGTCCCCAGCCATGGTGGAGGTGCCATGTGCATTGATGTAGCCGACCTGGTCAGGCGTGACGCCTGCATCGCGCAGCGCATTGCTCATGCATTTGGCTCCGCCTCGCCCGTCTTCAGGCGGCGCGGTCATGTGATACGCGTCCCCGCTCATACCGAAACCAATCAACTCGGCATAAATAGCCGCACCGCGAGCCTTGGCCTGCTCATACTCTTCGAGTACGACCGCACCGGCGCCGTCGGACAGGACGAATCCGTCGCGGTCCTTGTCCCAGGGCCGACTGGCCGCCTGCGGATCGTCGTTACGGGTAGACAGCGCGCGTGCAGCGCTGAAACCACCAAGCCCAAGACCGCTGGTCGCCATTTCCGAGCCACCGGCGACCATCACGTCCGCTTCGCCATAGGCGATGTTGCGCGCGGCCATGCCAATGCTGTGGCTACCCGTGGTGCAGGCAGTGGTGAGTGCGTAATTCGGACCTTGCAGTCCATATTGAATGGACAGGTAGCCGGCGACCATGTTGATGATTGAACCGGGAACAAAGAACGGAGAGATTCTCCGCGGGCCGCTGGCCATCAACAGTTCATGGTTCTTCTCGATATTGGTCAGGCCACCGATACCGGATCCCATGGACACGCCAATACGATCACGGTTTGCATCGGTGATTTCGATTCCCGAGTCGTTCAACGCCTGCATGCAGGCTGCAACGCCGTACTGGATGAACAGATCGAGCTTGCGCGCCTCCTTGGCGGCCATGTAAGGCTCGATATCGAAATCCCTGATGGAGCCGCCGAAGCGAGTCCCAAAGGCACTCACATCCATGTGCTCGATCGGGCCGATACCGCTCTTGCCCGCCAATGCGGCCTGCCAGCTGCCTTCTACCGAATTACCCAGCGGGGTCAACATGCCCAGGCCAGTTACCACGACGCGTCTGCGCGACACAGGAAACTCCTTATTCAACTATCGAGAAGCACGGGGAAGCCATAGCCTCCCGCGAGCGCGGTATTGTCGCATAATGCGCGACCACGGCAACTCAAGCGAGCATGCCAGAACAGAAAACGCTCGCTGCAGATACTAAAAAGCCGCAGTTCTTGGACAGGACTGCGGCTTTTCACTGGCCCTTATCAGGCTACGCGATTACTTCTGGTTAGCATTCACGTAGTTGATAGCTTCCTGGACTGTGGTGATCTTCTCGGCTTCTTCATCCGGAATCTCGGTCTCGAACTCTTCTTCGAGAGCCATCACCAACTCGACGGTGTCGAGGGAGTCAGCACCAAGATCCTCAACGAAAGAAGCGTTGTTGGTCACTTCTTCTTCTTTGACGCCGAGCTGCTCGGCAACGATTTTCTTGACGCGTTCTTCGATGGTACTCATACCTTGTTCTCACTCCTATTTGCAGTTCCGAGAAGCCGGACTGCGGGTAGTTTATAGAAACGATTCGCGATTTTTCAAGCGCCAATAGCTTCTATGTGTAAACGGTGCCGGCCAGGTAGACCCTCACCGAGAGATTTTTAACTGCGAAAGCATACCCGTGCCACCTTAAAGTGGATAGGGTTTGCCGCACAATCAGCTCATGAACATGCCGCCGTTGACCGGAATTGTCGCACCCGTGATATAGCCAGCAGACTCACCTGCAAGGAAACTCACGACTGCGGCAATTTCCTCCGCCTGACCCAGACGCCCCAGGGGGATCTGCTCGAGCATGACTGATCGCTGGCTCTCATTCAGAGCCCGGGTCATATCGGTATCAATAAATCCCGGCGCAACGGAATTGACGGTAATCGATCTGGAGCCTACTTCACGCGCCAGGGACCGTGCGAAGCCTTCCATGCCCGCCTTGGCTGCAGCATAGTTGGATTGCCCGCCGTTGCCCATTCCGCTGACCACGGAACTGATGTTAATGATACGTCCCCAACGCGCCTTGGTCATACCCCTGAGCACGGCCTTGGACAAACGGTAGACCGAGCTCAGGTTAGTACTGATGACGTCATCCCACTCTTCTTCTTTCATCCGCATCAGCAGGTTATCGCTGGTGATCCCTGCGTTGTTGACGAGAACAAGTGGGGCGCCAAATTCATTTGTGACGCGTTCGAGCACATCGGAAACAGACTGGGGATCGCGTACATCCAGCTTGAGCCCTGTACCCTTGTATCCGGCTTCGGCAAGCTTCTCGGCAATCGCATCCGCGCCCCGGTCGCTCGTGGCGGTCCCGACGACGATTGCGCCCTGAGCCGCCAGCTCGTGGGCAATGGCCTGGCCAATCCCGCGACTGGCGCCAGTAACCAGCGCTACTTTCCCTTCCAGACTCATGCTCAAGCTCCTTGTTTGAATGTTGCTCTGGTGGCGGAAAAACCGTCGATCGTGTCCAGATGATGGGTATTGACCCCTTTAGCGCAGCGCTTGTTCAACCCGGACAAAACCTTTCCCGGTCCGCATTCGACCAGATCAGTGACACCTTGCGCTGCGAGATACTCAATACTTTCAACCCAGCGCACAGGACTGTATAGCTGCTCCACAAGCAGAGAGCGTAGCGCATCTGTATCGGCTGCGGGCCGTGCCGTGACGTTCTGCACCAATGTAATAGTTGGGGCGCGCCACTCCAGAGCCGCAAAATCGTTCGCCAGTTGCTCCGCTGCCGGCTTCATCAGCGCACAATGCGACGGCACACTGACAGGCAAGGCAATGGCACGCTTGGCGCCGGCTTCCTTGCAAGCATCAATGGCCCGCTGCACAGCCCCGGCCTGGCCGGCGATGACCACCTGGCCAGGCGCGTTGAAGTTAACCGCGCTTACCACCTCGCCCTGGGCAGCGGCGGCACAGATCTCGATGATTTTCTCGTCATCCAGGCCAAGAATGGCTGCCATGCCGCCCTCACCTTCAGCCACGGCCTGCTGCATCAACTGACCCCGACGCTCAAC is a window of Pseudomonas sp. gcc21 DNA encoding:
- the pabC gene encoding aminodeoxychorismate lyase, coding for MAVAAGETCLVNGQPAGEVSVRDRGLAYGDGLFETIRVAQGRLTLADYHFARLERDAARLRITFDLPAFVREASGLALRIGEGLIKLIITRGLGERGYALSEGPATRIVLGAQLPDYPAEREEQGVVLYPCVTRLALQPALAGMKHLNRLEQVLARSEWQAPFGEGLVCDMLGKPVECTMSNLFLRREGEWVTPEVTECGVRGVMRDYLLAELAASGEPVRQRAVELQELLDSDEIFCCNSVYGVWPVVGLMNRTWSPGPFTRQAQALARQAIL
- the tmk gene encoding dTMP kinase, yielding MSGLFITFEGPEGAGKSTNLKVFARALADAGCEALLTREPGGTPVAERIREVLLSQHDELMDADAELLLMFAARAQHLSALIKPALAQGRVVISDRFTDATYAYQGGGRGIDAQRIAALESWVQGPLRPDLVVVFDVPVELGMSRARARSQLDRFEQEQTAFFEAVRATYLERARQHPQRYRIIDASGSLEQVRLAMQPVVEEVLERWRA
- the fabF gene encoding beta-ketoacyl-ACP synthase II, producing the protein MSRRRVVVTGLGMLTPLGNSVEGSWQAALAGKSGIGPIEHMDVSAFGTRFGGSIRDFDIEPYMAAKEARKLDLFIQYGVAACMQALNDSGIEITDANRDRIGVSMGSGIGGLTNIEKNHELLMASGPRRISPFFVPGSIINMVAGYLSIQYGLQGPNYALTTACTTGSHSIGMAARNIAYGEADVMVAGGSEMATSGLGLGGFSAARALSTRNDDPQAASRPWDKDRDGFVLSDGAGAVVLEEYEQAKARGAAIYAELIGFGMSGDAYHMTAPPEDGRGGAKCMSNALRDAGVTPDQVGYINAHGTSTMAGDLAETRAVKTVFGEHASRLAISSTKSMTGHLLGAAGAVEAIFSILALRDQVAPPTINLHNPDEGCDLDYVAHQAQSRSLDVTVSNSFGFGGTNGSLVFRRHA
- the mltG gene encoding endolytic transglycosylase MltG, whose protein sequence is MVKSLVKKASLLIVFAGFIAVAAAVGGYLILQATLNQQLNVQGVDTLEVQPGSTPGKLLGSLEQQGILERSAWIRRYWQWQMPETVLQVGEYRLQPGMDVRALLALLERGDVLQRSVTLVDGWNFKQFRQALRTAERLNQTLPDDLGDEELMAELGLEEDHPEGLFFPDTYQYTLGMSDRDILMRAYQRMQKVLAEVWAQRAANLPIDTPYEALILASIVERETGVPHERDEIAGVFTRRLQKGMRLQTDPTVIYGMGDAYAGKIRRSDLREATTYNTYVIDGLPPTPIAMPGREALLAAVNPKPGSSLYFVARGDGSHVFSDTLQEHNRAVRQYQLNRAEGYRSSPAPVKSDSSEAQQ
- the acpP gene encoding acyl carrier protein — encoded protein: MSTIEERVKKIVAEQLGVKEEEVTNNASFVEDLGADSLDTVELVMALEEEFETEIPDEEAEKITTVQEAINYVNANQK
- the fabD gene encoding ACP S-malonyltransferase, whose translation is MTQSLAFVFPGQGSQAVGMLSELAKQEPLIGETFSEASAALGYDLWQLCQDGPVEELNRTDRTQPAILAVSVALWRLWCAQSEARPAFVAGHSLGEYSALVAADVIGFADALRLVERRGQLMQQAVAEGEGGMAAILGLDDEKIIEICAAAAQGEVVSAVNFNAPGQVVIAGQAGAVQRAIDACKEAGAKRAIALPVSVPSHCALMKPAAEQLANDFAALEWRAPTITLVQNVTARPAADTDALRSLLVEQLYSPVRWVESIEYLAAQGVTDLVECGPGKVLSGLNKRCAKGVNTHHLDTIDGFSATRATFKQGA
- the fabG gene encoding 3-oxoacyl-ACP reductase FabG, coding for MSLEGKVALVTGASRGIGQAIAHELAAQGAIVVGTATSDRGADAIAEKLAEAGYKGTGLKLDVRDPQSVSDVLERVTNEFGAPLVLVNNAGITSDNLLMRMKEEEWDDVISTNLSSVYRLSKAVLRGMTKARWGRIINISSVVSGMGNGGQSNYAAAKAGMEGFARSLAREVGSRSITVNSVAPGFIDTDMTRALNESQRSVMLEQIPLGRLGQAEEIAAVVSFLAGESAGYITGATIPVNGGMFMS